The genomic DNA aattattttctttaaatgtgtgtttgtttaattattatatccacttttatatgtgtttttttttaaattctattttttatgtttaattgttttctttatatgtgtgtttgtttaaactatatttatttttctattatttcaggttcgtaagctCCATGTGgttaaaccgattaatcatgggcCAAGATCCTCACTCTCGGACGCCCAAAcgggaatgagaattggttttgggatccgcTTAGGCAGAGCGGGTTACATGACTTGGTTTACTTGGGGTACTCCaccgtgcctcatgccctgctgatgactttatgcgagaggtggcatcctgAGACCAGCACCTTTCACATGCCcatgggggagatgactgtgacattggatgatgttgcatgtctcacgcatcttccgattgaggggcggatgttgagtcatgggaagaagatgccgAAACATGAGGGAGCGGCACTACTTATGAGGCATCTGGGTGTGTCGCAGCAGGAGGCGGAAAAGATTTGCGGGCAGgagtacggtgggtacattagTTACTCGAGGCTGAGGGACTTTTATACCAcgtaccttggtagggccaacTTATTGGCTGGTAAGGAGGATCCAGAGGAGCTTGAGGAGCTGGCGAAGGTTAGGACTTACTGCGTCCGGTGTTACCTTCTCTACTTggtcggatgcttgttgtttggcgatagaagcaacaagcgcatcgaGTTGATATATCTGACGACCATGGAGGACGGCTAcgcagggatgcgtaattattcctggggagGGATGACAGTCGCTTACCTATATGGCGAGTTAGCTGATGCATGTAGGCCTGGAGACAGAGCTCTTGGGGGGAGCGTGACACTACTCACCGTaagaaaacttatattttatttttttgttaactttatttctttgttaacttttatttttattttttgttatattttccgtgcgtgataatttataaatgttatttgtttggtttgtgcaggcatggtttttggcgcattttcctgGGATTTACAGTGTTGATCCCAACACTGACTACATGGAAAACTATCCGGTtgcagcgaggtggaagctcCAGAAGGGTCACGGGGAGGGGGtcacgtatcggtcactgctTGATCGTATACAGTTTGATGACGTATGCTGGAGGCCTTACGAGGAGCACAGGGAGATGCAGGACTTtgaggaggttttctggtattctggCTGGATTATGTGCGGTGTCCGTAGGatgtaccgtcacttgcccgagagggttttgaggcagtacgaATACGTCCAGACCATCCCCAGACATCCGACTGATGTTGCAGACCTCCGACCGCCTTACATTGTGCAGGCgttcgtcgacttccgcactcacacgcttaaggcgaACGATTGGGGTGAGCAGACATGGCGGATGGCTATGTCCtatggtacactagggtgtctcaccctcagatcttgCCACCTCTTCCAGGAGATATTATGAGgcctgcaaatgaagagcagatcattgcagaccagtgggagcggtatgaggcgagaagctcgcctgatacctatgacatggttagtggcgctgttgcctacgctgatgcgcagttaggccaggaggaggtcatgagcatgacccctcagcagTGGTTTGAGGCCAAGATGAATTCAATATGAAACTTTAACTCACATATGACACATTAACATAACTCTCTTTAGTGTGATTTAATGGATGAAGGTTTATGTTCATTTCTTTCATGAGGAAAgagaaactaaattaaaaaataaaagaagataaaaaagaatttgaatatgagagaaatgataataaatatctccacaatcaataaatatttaataagatttaattatttttattgagaatagctaaaaaaaataattttattaatttgaccTAATTTGACCTAATAAcatgtattattatttattttttttgacaaaaatacatGTATTATATGATTTGAATAGTTTTTGAATATAATCTTAAATTCAATtggattttttaaagaaagtttTGACATTGTTGAAATTGATCTATCTCATGAGATATCcctaaacaaaacaaacaaaaaatatatcaaaaactAAAGATGAACTCTCAAGTCTTTCTATGTTATACTACCTCATTTGGtccttattataaaataaatttcaagaaTTGAAGATGaacttatttcaaaattaaaaattgaagattAACTCTTTCTATTTATACTTCCTCTTTTTAGTGATTTATTAAGGATGAGAATTTATTgccttttaaatttaaatttaaccaTCATATTTCTTTATTTGCATTCCTATGTAGTTCATCTATCGGAAACCATTTGTTTTATATGTATGTGTATGtaactcttttttctttcctgAAGGAAATCTATGTTAACTCATTTATCATCCATCATATCATTACCTTGATTTAGCAATCATTAAAATATCTAATAATCATGCATTTTGTCAACTCAACATAACatattagcatttttttttcattgttaaatACCACTAAAGACCAAAAGTGATCATGAGGAAGCCTACAATAAGTTGGATCATTACATTTGTCTAAGAGGAACCCCATAAATGAGATTGACACTacattttcattcaaaaccgtAAGACATTAAGTATATTGgacatctcacttatatgttgcttAATATTTACTCTTGCATCAAATGTAAAAGGTTAACTCACACATGTCACATTAACTTCTTCTCTATAAGTGTGAGAATCTTGGTGTCTATGATTAGACGAAATAGCCAAATAAGTTTGAAGACACAACCTGGTAAAAAAGATGGGTTGGTGACGCTTTTATTAAGGGGCGTTTTTAATCATTTCCTTCATTTATAGAGGGGTACTTTTAAGAGAAATTACACAAATGAGATTGACACCACATTTTTATCCAAAATATTTAGACACATGTATATGAGTCATTTACTTATATGTTATTCATCATCTACTCTTTCAtctattgtaaaattttaactcATATTAaacacattaacatctctctctctctctctctctctctctctctctctctcaagtGCGAGACTCTGTGTCCATAATTATGTGACAAGCAACATAGTCAAATAAGGTCAAACGGAGGCACAACATGGTAAAAAATGTGGTTTCTATTTCTATCTTTCACGAGAATAGAGATAGAAAAGTAAAGAGgatcatgaaaaataaattcgAGATTAAGAGATATAATAGtggtaaaaaaaagaattgtgtGTTTTGTCCATGAGATTATAAAAAATAGAGCGAGTTTCTGGTAATTTTATCGGTTTGTTGAAGGAGTTTGAGATATTTGGGCaattaatttaccaaaaaattaaactcaattaaaaaaatgccACAACATTTAAAAATGCCCAATAAACATGTAccccctccgtcccaaattataagaaaaaaaatcacacttattaagaaaactaaaacataagaatttggagtatagttttttgtgttttctttgaaaaaagttttataggaagatgtaaaaacaattttcattcacTATTGGTTatggagaaaatgaaagagagataaaattaaatgtaatttgcatttaattttatgagaataaacaaaaacaattattggaaaagatgatttttttttaaaaacaagattaaataggataaaagttttttttttttttttttgcttatattttgggacaaagaaaatgaattttttttgcttatattacgGGACAGAAGGAGTATTTTGTCAACTCAACATAACACATCAACATTATTCTCTCGTGAAATCCCAACGAAGATCAAAACTGAAGGAAATTGAAATAATAGAGATTGATTATAAAATATTGCATGAAAgcgaaaaacataaaaaaagttCAACTTAATATAAAAGTTTACAAACAACGttgaaaaaactaacaaaataatttatcaaaatgtTTAGAGTTTCAAGGGAGCCTGCAATGAGAGTTAGATCATCGCAAAACACACAACTGAGATTGTCACCACATCATCACCCAAAATCTTAAAGCATTATGTATATtgatcatctcacttatatgtttttCAAGATCTACTTGCATCCAATTTAGAACTTTGAGTCACAATTGACACTTCAACATCTCCCATAAGTGTAagactcattaaaaaaatgtaacgaCAATTttccctcaacaaaaaaaaaatgtaacgacaatttaaaatgtctaacaaacatttttttcttccttattttGGCATTTCTATTGATTGACGTTGATTCCGATCTGTTTTGGCTGAAAATAAAGTGGACCTTTTTCAGCAGGTCTCTAAACCTTTTCTTTACTCGGGTTAGGTTTGGGGGTCCGGACACcatgtatgtattttttttatctcacatCTACATTTTTCTATTGTAAGATCTCACCAAAGATCAAAAGTGAATGAATCAGATATAACAGtggttgaataattttttgacatttgaaaactaaaattaatttaagataaaaaaattaaacaaaacgacattaaaaaatatagaaatcaaATTATCATAATGTTGGGACTTCTGTGAGATTCTAAATTGAGTTGTATGATCATATTAGCCTAAGAGCAATCACACGAGTGAGATTAATATCACATCTTCATCCAAAGTCTCAAGGCATTACGACGTGgatcatattatttatatgtcGCTCACAACTACTCTTGCTTACAATGTGAAATATTAACTTACACTGaacacattaacatctctccATTAAAGTCACTCTTCGTGTTCGTGATCCACCACCTAAAACACTCCCGCTCCCCTAAAACGTTGAACCAAAATATCATAACACCGTTGGACTTTCTAGATGAGCGAACACTAATGTGGATCGACGCATTGGAGAAAGGGCAACCACATGTGAAACCGAGACTACATTTCcatccaaaattttaaggcTTAAGCATGAGTTTTTTCACTCTTTTGATGTTCAACTTGCACTATTTCATCTGATGTTGGACTTTAACTGACTTTTGCTACATCGCAATTTTATCTCCTTTAAGTTTGACGGAATTCTAGctcgtgcttggcacgggtttcCATGCTagtttcattaataataaaagagttTATACAACGAGGTACACGATAATAAAAAGTGGGACTAGCGGTTAATGCGGCAACCTTGACAAGGGTGTGAGCTACCTCATTTGCTTGTCGCCTGTTGAACTCGACCTTAGAGTTTGAGAAGTGTGTGTTGAAAAGACTCTGGCATGCTGAAATTACTTGTCCAAATTCTGTAACATCAACCTGACGATGATGGAAGGCGTCTATTGTAATATTTGAATCCAAGACGACATCGACGTCGTCAAATTGCATGTCACTTAACCATTGTAAGGCGTGGAATAAACCCAAGGTTTCTCCCACGACAACAGAATACACAGGAGAGAACGAGATAGTTTGAGCCAACACGAAGGTACCTAGCTTCATCATCACGGATACATATTCCAATACTTGTTCTATTCAGCTGATTCGAAAATGAAACATCAACATTACATTTCAGATGGACTCGCTGTGGACGTTGCCACCTGTCTGAAGCCATATCACTTGTTGTTGTAGAAGAAGAGGACATTCGAGTTGTAACTGAATTGCCTTGTCTTATCggtgttattgttgttgtatgaTCATTATGAACAGAATTTATTGAAATGTTGTTTCGATTAGCTACCAGAAGAGTAGCATTAGCTGCATGCCAATCCTCTATGAGGTGAAAAGCCCGATCTACTACAAGAGCATATGTTTATGTGGTCTCTTGCCAAAGTTTGAGATTTCTATGCTCCCAAAGGCTCCAAAGGGTAGCTGCAAATCGTTGACCAAGTTCTTGCGAGAGCTGATGTAGCAATTCGAAAATGGCATCAACTGCTGAATTCTTTTCGAGAAACACCTCATGAACCACATTCCAAAGGCCAATCTTACGCCAAACCTGCACAGTAAAAGGACACTCAAAACAAATATGTGCAAGGTCCTCATGCAGGCAACAACAACTCACACAACTTGTGGGACATTGCAATCCTTTATCTTGAAGCCGAACTCGGGTAGGCAAACACCCACGAAACATTCGCCAAATCAAATTCTTTACTTTAGGCGGAACTTTCAGTCTCCAAATAACAGACCAAAATCCTGGTCTTCGAAGGTGAGAAACATCTACCAATTCTTCCACACACAATCTGTAAGCAATCTTGACGGAATATAAACCATTTTTCTCAGCTTTCCAGATTAATCTGTCATCCACCACCTGATCAAGTAACCTTGTTCGAATAATAGAGTCGGCTATATCAGGACTAAACACTTGTTGAATAACTTCCTGGTTCCAACCCTTCGTCGAGACATGCATCAGACTACTCCCATAAAAATCCCTCACAAAGTTTGCACCCATAATATTTCCATCAATGCGGTCCCCATTCAACAACCAAGGTTCATCAAGTATTGATATAGAGTGACCCGTACCAATACACCAACGCGCCCCACCGCGCACTATGAAACGCGCCTTCAAAATACTTCTCCAGGCATAGCTAGGATTGTGACCCAAATTAGTCGTCAAGTAACTATGAGAAGGAAAATATCGAGCCTTGTAAATGCGAGAGACAAGAGAATCAGGTTCTGTCAGAAATTTTCAACCTTGTTTCCCTAACATAGCCAGATTATAAGCAGTAAAATCTTTAAATCCCATGCCTCCATAATTTTTATGCACTAGCAACTTCTCCCAAGACATCCAATGGATAACCCGGTTATTTGGACCTCCGTGACCCCACCAGAATGAGTTCATCATCTTTTCAATAGTAGAAATAATAGAAGTAGGTAATATGAAAATACTCATAATATATGACAGGATAGCCTGTAGTACATATTTAATCATTACCTCACGACCTGCTTTAGATAAACATTTACTGCTTCATGAATTTATTTTCTGCCAAACACGGTCCTTAATGTACGAAAATACCGCAGTGCGGTCCCTCCCGATCATCGAAGGAGGACCTAAGTACTTCCCGGTGCCAAGAACAACCTGAACTCCCATAATATTAgttatagaattttttaaagCATCGGGGACATTTCTACTATAATATATCTCAGACTTGGGTAAACTTATGGCTTGATCAGAGGTCGCTTCATACATTGTGGGAATATTCTTCATCACTTGAGCCTGACGCTCTTCTGCTTTAAAGAAAAGGAAACAATCATCAGCAAATAGTAAATGAGACACTTGTGGCGCACCTCCACAAATGGTCGTACCCCTAAGGTCTCCTCTAGCTTCAGCACTTCTAATAAGAGAGGAAAGACCCTCCGtacaaatgataaaaagataGGGAGAAAGTGGATCTCCTTGTCTCAATCCACGACCTGGAATAATAGGCCTCACTGCTTCATTATTAACTAGAACTGAATAATCAACTATCTCGACACACATAGACATCCAATGAATCCACTGATTATTAAAACCCATCTTAATCATGACCTCCTTTAAGTACTCCCAATTCATTCGATCATACGCCTTGCTAATATCTAGTTTAAGCGCAACACAACCATTGGTTCCCATCGTCTTCGTCTTCATGTAGTGAATAACCTCAATAGCTACCATATCATTGTCAACAATCGACCGACCCGGAACAAAAGCAGATTGAGTATCAGAAATACACTTAGGGAGGACAATTTTCAGTATGTTAGCAAGCACTTTGGAAATAAGCTTATACAATACGTTACACAATGCTATATGTCTCCAATCCTTCATAGTGGTCTGGATGTTACCCTTCGGAATAAGAGCTATATTTGATGAATTCAGAGAAGTCGGGAACTGGCCTGTTTCTAGCCATTCACAACAATCCTTAAATATGTCTTCACTACAACTACTCAAAAAACGTTGGTAAAACCCCAGATTATATCCATAAGGGCCAGGGCATTTATCTGGGtgcattgaaaaaataacatctcTAAACTCTTCCTTTGAGAATGGTGCAATAAGTGAAGCATTATCAATGTCAGTAATAGAATTACGAATGACATTGACCACAGGTGCCGTATTactgttttttctttgaaatgaaTCCAAAAAATAATTCTTTGCTAGAGTGCAGTAATTTTGACACCTTGATCATCTTCAAGAGAAAGAATACGATTTACCTTTTTCCTAGCAGTAACTGATGCATGAAAAAATTTCGTATTTTGGTCTCCATCTCGGTACCAATGGGTTTTTGCCCGTTGACGCCAATACACATCATCTTGCATAAGTAATTTGGCCATTTGTTTTCGCAAGGACATCAGTTGAACTTCATCCGCGCCTATATTGTTATTTCGAGAAAGACATAGTTGTTTACGACAGGCATCAATATCTTTCTTCAAAGAATTACAATGATCTCGACTCCAAGAATAAATATCTTCTGCGCATTTACTTAGATGGTTAACGACTGAATGATCATGATGTAACATCCAACTTTCTTTCATCATATCCTCAAAGCCCGGTTCAAACTTCCAAGCATTTTCAAATCAAAAGTTGCGTTGGGATCGGGGAGGCCGAACCACGAGAGAGCGATCAAGCAAGATAGGATAATGATCTGATGCTGGAGCTGCAAGATTTTCAAGTTTGGCACTTGGGAAAAAATCAAACCAAGCATTGTTAGATAGTGCTCTATCTAACCTTTCTTCAACAGCACGTGGTGTACCTAAACTCTTAAACCAAGTAAATGGATAACCTTCAACATGGACATCAGATAATCCAGCATCCATGACAACCTGACGAAAACCATTAATCAACCGGTTAGAACGGTTTGTCCTACCACGTTTCTCACTAGCATCCATGATGTCGTTGAAATCACCAAAAATGCACCAACGACGAGTGGACTGTTGAGAAAACTGTCGAAGAAAATCCCAAGCAGCCCGTCTTCTACCCACATTAGGATAACCATAATAACCTGTTAGTCTCCAAATACCTTTTTCATCATCTAATATCTCAACAGTGACATGATTGTTTGAATAATCGAAAATTTGCCAGTTAATAGAAGAGCGCCAATAAAGAGCTAAACCACCACCTCTACCAACACGATCAACCGAAAAACAAGAATCAAACCCAAGGATATAGCGAAATTCCTCTATTTTGTTTCGATGGACTAGTGTCTCACATAAGAAAAGGATAGCCGGATTGTAGTACCGAACGagatattttaaatcaaaaattACGCTCGGATTACCCAATCCCCGACAATTCCAACTAATAATACTcattaaattgaaaatagacgtaaccaaaatctcaataagcTAAAACTGCCTTTTGTCTCTTtgttcaaacaaattaaataaagaaaagacCTTGAAACCTTGCCGAGCTTCAAAAATCAACAACCGATCAAGACGTAACCTTTTGTCTCTCGAGTATGTGTGCTGATAAGGGAATATATATGATTATAGGATGTAAATACCTTTTACTGTATAATGGATTTACGGGGGCAACTTAGAAACAATTATGTGAggatatatatgataatagCACAAAGGTCAAAAAGAAACGCTTCAGGAAGAAAAAAGCAACACGTTCAGGGAAGAATAAATCTAACCGAACGATAACAAAAGCTAACCCTAGCAGATGATGACGGCGATCAATATGAATCGCAAAAATTACGCTCTCAATTTTCACATCGTAATTTTCAATAGCAATCCCTATCACACTGCTCCTAccttaacaaatttataaataaataatacataaaaaaaaaatcaaacaatcgtaatttttttttattttaaataatatataaaaatttatttatttacataattttttgacataatcagaaaaataagtcaatccaaacgacTTTAATACAAGATATTTTTCGAACGGATTTAAGTGAGTCCTGAAAATACAGTATTAAGTGACATTTTAACATACcccacatttaaaaaataatattgatttatttataaaaaaataaaaataaaaataacaaagattTTGATCGCGTGTTAATGTTAGGGCTTAAGTTGAAGGGTTTAGAAACCGTAGAAGAAGCAAGAGAACTGAATTGGTTCTCAGTTCATTCATTTTCACAATCATGTCACTCTGCCGCCTTCTCCTCCGCTCTCTCCGCCGTCCCACCACCGTCTCTCCAATCTTCATCACCACCCGCTCCTTCGCATTCTCCTCCGCCGAAGAAGCAGCGGCAGAGCGACGCCGTCGCAAACGCCGTCTTCGCATCGAGCCTCCCTTGAACGCAATCCGTCCTCCTCCTCAACACCAGCCTCGTGACCCTAACGCCCCTCGCCTTCCAGACTCCACATCATCGCTGGTCGGACCTCGATTGAGTCTTCACAACCGTGTCCAATCCTTAATTCGCGCCGATGACCTAGACGCCGCCTCCGCCGCAGCTCGTCACTCCGTGTTCTCATCAACTCGGCCTACGGTGTTCACGTGCAACGCCATCATCGCTGCTATGTATCGGGCCAAGAGGTATAGTGATGCTATTGcactttttcactttttcttcAACCAATCTAACCTTGTTCCCAATATCGTTTCTTACAACAATGTTATCAACACTCACTGCGATGAAGGCCGTGTTGATGTGGCTCTTGAGGTTTATCGCCACATCATCGAGCATGCTCCTTTTGGTCCTTCATCTGTAACTTATCGTCATCTCACCAAAGGTTTGATTAGTGTTGGTCGGATTGATGAAGCTAATGATTTGTTGGTTGAGATGTTGGCTAAAAATCACGGTGCTGATTCAATGGTTTATAATAACCTGATATCAGGTTTTCTTGAACTTGGTAATTTGGATAAGGCTAATGAGCTTTTTGATGAGCTTAAGGGAAGGTGTAGTGTTTATGATGGTGTTGTAAATGCTACTTACATGGAATGGTTTTTTAAGCAGGGAAGAGATAAGGAGGCTATGGATTCGTATAAGTCTTTCATGGATCGCGAGTTTAGGATGACACCTGCAACTTGTAATGTTCTGTTGGAGGTTTTGCTTAAGCATGATAAGAAAAAGGAGGCTTGGAAATTGTTTGATCAGATGTTGGATAATCACACTCCTCCTAATTTTCAAGCTGTTAATTCCGATACTTTTAATATCATGGTTAATGAGTGCTTTAAGCATGGTAAGTTTGATGAAGCCCTTGATACTTTTAGGAAGGTTGGTACCAAGATAAATTCTAAGCCTTTTATAATGGATGTTGCCGGGTATCGTAATATTGTCTCTAGGTTTTGTGAGATTGGGATGATGTCGGAAGCTGACACATTGTTTCAAGAGTCATTGTCCAAGCATTTGAGTGCGGATGTGCCTACTCACACTGCTATGATAGATGGATATTTGAAAGTGGGTAACATTGATGATGCTTTGAGGGTATTTAACAAGATGGTGGATCGTGGTTTGAGGGTGACTGCTACCTTCGGCAATAGGgtttttgatgaattgattaaGAATGGTAAAGTTATTGAGTGTGCTCAGATTTTGAGCAAAATGGGTGGACAAGATCCTAAGCCTGATCCCACCTGCTATGAGGTTGTGATCAAGGGACTGTGTGCTGAAGGTTTGTTGGATAAGAGTCGGGAGTTGTTGGATGAGGTTATGAGGTATGGTGTTGGGGTCACTCCTGCCTTGCGTGAATCTGTGACCAAGGTTTTCAAAAATGCTGGGAAAGGCGAAGAGATTGAGAGGCTGCTAGATACGAACCGAATTGGATACAATTCCCGTCCAAGACCTGCATACCGTCCACCACCGGCAAGGTACCCTTCTCAATTGGATAGAACACATAACCCAACTTATGGGCATCCACAACAGCGCCCACCACTGCCTTCTGCTCAGATGGCTGGAGTGCACAGCCCACCTTCTGAGTTTCCATCTCAAATGGCAGCACCTCAGAGATACCAAACACGTTCTTCTCAAGTTGCAGGAACACATAACCAATCTTCTGGGTTTCAAAATTCCCCTCCACACTTTGATACTCGAATTGGTGGAACACACAACCCGCTTTCTGAGTTTCCTTCTCAAACGGCAGCATATCAACGATACCAAACATCACCTTCTCAAGTGGCAGGAACACATAACCAACCGTCTGGATTTCAAAATTCCCCTCCACACTTTGATACTCAAATTGGTGGAACACACAACCTGCTTTCTGAGTTTCCTTCTCAAACGGCAGCACATCAACGATACCAAACATCACCTTCTCAAGTGGCAGGAACACATAACCAACCGTCTGGATTTCTGGCCCAAATGGCAGCACAGAATTCCCCACCACACTTCGATACTCGAATGGCTGGAGCAGATAACAACCACTTTTCCTCGGGATATCCACCTCAAATTTCAGGGCAGCAACGCCCACCACTGTCTCCTCAAATGACAGGAATTCACCATCAAACTCCATGGGGAGTTTCTCCTCCAATGAATAGGTCTCAAATGCCTACAACTGGACCTTCTCATTTAACAGGGCAGCCTCACCACCCTCAATACCAACATACCCCTCGTATGCAAAGGGCATCTCCTCAATCAACTGCAAAGCCTTATACACCATATGGGCCTTCACCTCAAATTGACGGATATCAACCTTTTGGCCAACAATCTGGGCCTCAGCAAACAGCAGAGAAACCTTATCAACCATCAAAATTGACTACTCCAATGTCAGGGCAACACCATCCAATGTCGGGACCATATCCTCCAATGTCAGAGCCATCTCTTCCATCACACGGATCATCGGGCCCAGGAACATCTTCTCAGATTACAGGACCATATCACCCATCATCAGGAACCCCTCCTCACTTTGAAGAATCACATCAACAGCAACTAGAAGTCCCTGAACAAGTTGCAGTCTGATCATTGAAGTTTAGGCTAATTCTTAGTTTTGCTGGTTCTCTTCAAACTTGTATAAGAGTTTGCTCTATCATTTTATATTGTTAGTGTCTTACGATGCTTCTGATGTTCAGAATACTAGGTATTTATGTGTTTGTTTATAcaggaataattttttatttattggtcAGGGACATGTATTGCATGTGTCAATGACAtgctattttaatttattcctGTAATTGAaccaattaattattaatacaGCACAACATGTTATTGAATCTTCTGATAAGTTGTTTAAAGAGGTCTAATTTTGCATTGGAATGTAATTGATGCTATATTACCCCTTCTATGGTGGTTGAGTTATTAAATTTTGTTCTCTTGctgtatatgtttttttttttttttttactttcagcAAACTATCAATTTCCTTTTAATCAATTTATTGTCTTGTTCTCATGCTGAGATTTTACCAATTTGATTGTGGTTCATCTGGGTGATAATGTTatttaaggctctgtttgggaCAATTGTTTTGGAACATTTCCTGGTTTAAATTAGTGGATGAACAACTGAACAACAGATATCTTTCTGGATATATAGCAGTCTGTGCCCTGTGGGGTGTGTTTGGTTGGCTCACTATGCTTGAAAAATAGTCAGGGACTTTCGACTTCTCTTGGTTTTTAGCACATCAAGGGAATGGGGTGGATTCAAATATAGGAAGACGTAAGTTGCTGAGTCAATTGcttattttgatataaataaaCTGTTTTGGACCGTGCAACTGCTCTACAATGCACATTTTGTGTTCATGTCTGCTTCAATCACACCTTGTGAGTTGTAATTGCTACCACACAATTATATTGTGGGTAACCTGGTTTTCTAAAGACACTGTGTATCAATTCTTAATCTTCTGTTTAGCTTTCTGTTGTGGTTTGTTTTTGTAGACAGGTTTCTTAGCCTTGAATGTATGGCAACCAAAGGTTGTTTGGGGTAGGCAAAAACAGAAGGTGGAACAACGACATGCGCTta from Medicago truncatula cultivar Jemalong A17 chromosome 8, MtrunA17r5.0-ANR, whole genome shotgun sequence includes the following:
- the LOC112417277 gene encoding protein MAINTENANCE OF MERISTEMS — its product is MTLCERWHPETSTFHMPMGEMTVTLDDVACLTHLPIEGRMLSHGKKMPKHEGAALLMRHLGVSQQEAEKICGQEYGGYISYSRLRDFYTTYLGRANLLAGKEDPEELEELAKVRTYCVRCYLLYLVGCLLFGDRSNKRIELIYLTTMEDGYAGMRNYSWGGMTVAYLYGELADACRPGDRALGGSVTLLTAWFLAHFPGIYSVDPNTDYMENYPVAARWKLQKGHGEGVTYRSLLDRIQFDDVCWRPYEEHREMQDFEEVFWYSGWIMCGVRRMYRHLPERVLRQYEYVQTIPRHPTDVADLRPPYIVQAFVDFRTHTLKANDWGEQTWRMAMSYGTLGCLTLRSCHLFQEIL
- the LOC11412880 gene encoding pentatricopeptide repeat-containing protein At1g10270; amino-acid sequence: MSLCRLLLRSLRRPTTVSPIFITTRSFAFSSAEEAAAERRRRKRRLRIEPPLNAIRPPPQHQPRDPNAPRLPDSTSSLVGPRLSLHNRVQSLIRADDLDAASAAARHSVFSSTRPTVFTCNAIIAAMYRAKRYSDAIALFHFFFNQSNLVPNIVSYNNVINTHCDEGRVDVALEVYRHIIEHAPFGPSSVTYRHLTKGLISVGRIDEANDLLVEMLAKNHGADSMVYNNLISGFLELGNLDKANELFDELKGRCSVYDGVVNATYMEWFFKQGRDKEAMDSYKSFMDREFRMTPATCNVLLEVLLKHDKKKEAWKLFDQMLDNHTPPNFQAVNSDTFNIMVNECFKHGKFDEALDTFRKVGTKINSKPFIMDVAGYRNIVSRFCEIGMMSEADTLFQESLSKHLSADVPTHTAMIDGYLKVGNIDDALRVFNKMVDRGLRVTATFGNRVFDELIKNGKVIECAQILSKMGGQDPKPDPTCYEVVIKGLCAEGLLDKSRELLDEVMRYGVGVTPALRESVTKVFKNAGKGEEIERLLDTNRIGYNSRPRPAYRPPPARYPSQLDRTHNPTYGHPQQRPPLPSAQMAGVHSPPSEFPSQMAAPQRYQTRSSQVAGTHNQSSGFQNSPPHFDTRIGGTHNPLSEFPSQTAAYQRYQTSPSQVAGTHNQPSGFQNSPPHFDTQIGGTHNLLSEFPSQTAAHQRYQTSPSQVAGTHNQPSGFLAQMAAQNSPPHFDTRMAGADNNHFSSGYPPQISGQQRPPLSPQMTGIHHQTPWGVSPPMNRSQMPTTGPSHLTGQPHHPQYQHTPRMQRASPQSTAKPYTPYGPSPQIDGYQPFGQQSGPQQTAEKPYQPSKLTTPMSGQHHPMSGPYPPMSEPSLPSHGSSGPGTSSQITGPYHPSSGTPPHFEESHQQQLEVPEQVAV